The Pyrenophora tritici-repentis strain M4 chromosome 3, whole genome shotgun sequence genome has a window encoding:
- a CDS encoding phenyloxazoline synthase mbtB, producing the protein MADYILKRKKTGYVFSAQVKKSLEDPAVDAPDGTLTYTQFDDYSTRLALHLRSILTDITSDEIVPICFDKSTWLVVCMMAVSKAGMAHSQSKSDVSREFSGTDLKLVANVTEICSSVSDSAEDPGKDNEDPSLPVNQPTDLAYVCFTSGSTGLPKVVQHTHSGAVSNVVHGHGYAAESRVLNFASQAFAASTVTTLKTLCNGGLLVLPPEKERMGGIANFITRKEITRTVLTPTLLNLLSPDDVKCLKFLTVGGEPVTQRLIDIWAPRLSLVEAIGMTEVWALPTSSTQVGRSAGRASS; encoded by the exons ATGGCGGACTACATActcaagaggaagaagacCGGATATG TGTTCTCCGCCCAAGTCAAGAAATCCCTTGAAGACCCTGCCGTGGATGCCCCCGATGGAACCCTGACATATACCCAATTTGACGATTATTCCACTCGTTTAGCTCTCCATCTCCGCAGCATACTCACCGACATCACCTCTGATGAGATTGTGCCCATCTGTTTCGACAAATCTACCTGGCTGGTCGTCTGCATGATGGCAGTGTCAAAAGCAGGCATGGC CCACAGTCAGTCCAAGAGTGATGTTAGTCGAGAATTCTCCGGGACGGATCTCAAGCTCGTGGCGAACGTGACCGAGATATGCAGCAGCGTCTCTGATAGCGCCGAAGATCCTGGAAAAGACAATGAAGACCCCAGCCTGCCAGTCAACCAGCCAACCGATCTCGCCTACGTGTGTTTCACCTCCGGATCGACAGGTCTACCCAAAGTAGTTCAGCACACGCACAGCGGAGCCGTCTCCAACGTCGTCCACGGCCATGGCTACGCAGCAGAGAGCCGCGTTCTGAATTTCGCCTCGCAGGCTTTCGCCGCCAGCACTGTCACGACCCTCAAGACGCTGTGCAACGGAGGTTTACTCGTGCTACCACCGGAGAAAGAGCGCATGGGTGGTATCGCAAACTTCATCACCAGAAAGGAAATCACTAGAACGGTGCTTACGCCCACGTTACTCAATCTTTTGAGCCCGGACGATGTAAAGTGCCTGAAGTTTTTGACTGTAGGCGGCGAGCCTGTGACCCAGCGACTCATCGACATCTGGGCGCCGCGACTGTCGCTCGTAGAGGCGATTGGCATGACAGAGGTGTGGGCATTGCCAACATCATCGACACAAGTGGGAAGAAGTGCAGGGCGCGCCAGTTCATGA
- a CDS encoding CaiC, Acyl-CoA synthetase (AMP-forming)-AMP-acid ligase II: MEDGVVQIVGREDTRVKLYGQRFELGEVETAMLDCLPPGVIVAVEIVEPANGNGPMLVAFINGLSGDFSTEAKHLRERLATKAPDYMVPRGLVELENRPLNASGKLDRKLLRQRAAAMPLIELVKHTGSLEKAVPETPEEKAMQQLWATVLGIPT, translated from the coding sequence ATGGAGGATGGCGTCGTGCAGATCGTGGGGAGGGAGGACACGCGTGTCAAGTTGTACGGGCAGCGTTTCGAGCTTGGGGAGGTGGAAACGGCCATGTTGGATTGTCTGCCACCTGGTGTGATTGTTGCGGTGGAGATTGTGGAACCAGCGAATGGCAACGGGCCTATGCTCGTGGCCTTCATCAATGGTTTATCTGGAGACTTTTCCACCGAGGCAAAACATTTGAGAGAGCGACTTGCGACCAAAGCTCCGGATTACATGGTACCACGCGGACTGGTGGAGCTCGAGAATCGACCATTGAACGCGTCTGGAAAACTGGATCGGAAGCTATTGCGTCAAAGAGCTGCTGCGATGCCATTGATTGAGCTGGTGAAGCATACTGGCTCTTTGGAAAAGGCTGTGCCAGAGACACCAGAGGAAAAGGCTATGCAACAGCTTTGGGCCACCGTGCTCGGCATTCCTACGTAG
- a CDS encoding Condensation domain containing protein: MNAVASFGVNDQSNKPGSEVSTYTIGTIASTFPQDDVEEIALATDWQAWCIGQGLLKPHGWHDYMVFKFKKPLDTDKLRNACQQLVERHAILRTIFSVKERQAFQVILKSKAYPFQFAVKDSVDGKDMDQDVEETIQQDMKRHTQLGDPLVAFTLVKDATDSMHQLILRISHAQYDALSLDKL; encoded by the coding sequence ATGAATGCAGTGGCAAGTTTCGGAGTGAATGACCAGTCGAACAAGCCAGGGAGTGAAGTTTCAACCTATACGATAGGTACAATCGCCTCCACTTTCCCCCAAGACGATGTTGAGGAGATCGCTTTAGCGACAGATTGGCAGGCTTGGTGTATCGGCCAGGGTCTGCTCAAGCCCCATGGCTGGCATGATTACATGGTTTTCAAGTTCAAGAAGCCGCTGGACACTGACAAGCTGCGAAACGCCTGCCAGCAACTCGTCGAAAGACACGCCATCCTACGGACGATCTTCTCTGTCAAGGAAAGACAAGCCTTCCAGGTCATTTTAAAATCCAAGGCTTACCCATTCCAATTCGCTGTCAAGGATTCAGTGGACGGCAAGGATATGGATCAGGATGTCGAAGAGACCATCCAGCAAGACATGAAGCGCCACACGCAACTTGGCGACCCTCTGGTAGCATTCACGCTAGTCAAAGACGCCACAGACAGCATGCACCAACTGATCCTTCGGATCTCTCACGCTCAGTACGATGCACTCAGTCTCGACAAGCTGTAG
- a CDS encoding phenyloxazoline synthase mbtB, translating to MSQLRTHTRPSVSCPINSVVKASIPLVDLNASGFTTATAVFAAWSIVLSKLTGQDSVVFGYIISGRHLPMAKISEVLGPCMNVLSLHANVSSTGQTASLLSSIQSSYLKSLQHGNLGHHRIIEKCTNWPRWTHFSSIVNHLSFAFVDPPFSEHGGCDFNVHEPEHDKADIWLQTFAQADELEVELRYSAETFCKDWVKTVLDYFTTVYQQLPDVLERQISETLPKTSVTVPQDVPVDCLQQMKVDSPPLPEYPKALEEIVLSSWESVLGADFKSHPGFTHQTPFYEIWGNGIAAAALASEYSKRGYSVSSEEVLDFPSVGETVAHLLTRTKSESP from the coding sequence ATGAGCCAGTTGAGGACCCACACCCGCCCCAGCGTGAGCTGCCCCATCAACAGCGTCGTCAAAGCCTCCATTCCATTAGTAGACCTGAACGCCTCTGGTTTCACGACCGCAACCGCCGTGTTCGCCGCATGGTCTATAGTCTTGTCGAAACTCACAGGTCAGGACTCCGTTGTATTTGGTTACATCATCTCTGGACGACACCTGCCCATGGCCAAGATCTCAGAGGTTCTGGGCCCATGCATGAATGTCCTGTCTTTGCACGCCAACGTCTCGTCGACTGGGCAAACCGCTTCACTTCTCAGCTCGATCCAGAGCAGCTACCTCAAGTCGCTCCAGCATGGCAACCTGGGACACCACCGCATCATAGAGAAGTGTACCAACTGGCCTCGGTGGACGCACTTCTCTTCCATAGTTAACCATCTCAGTTTCGCGTTTGTTGATCCTCCATTCTCTGAACACGGGGGGTGCGACTTCAATGTTCATGAGCCGGAGCATGACAAGGCTGATATTTGGCTGCAAACCTTCGCTCAGGCTGATGAGTTGGAGGTTGAATTGAGATATTCGGCTGAGACTTTCTGCAAAGACTGGGTCAAGACGGTGCTGGACTACTTTACCACGGTATACCAGCAGCTTCCTGATGTATTGGAACGCCAGATCTCAGAGACCCTCCCGAAGACCAGTGTGACAGTGCCCCAAGATGTTCCAGTCGACTGTCTACAGCAGATGAAAGTGGACTCGCCGCCACTGCCAGAGTATCCCAAGGCTTTGGAAGAGATAGTCTTGTCGTCCTGGGAGTCGGTGCTAGGAGCTGACTTCAAGTCACATCCTGGATTCACGCATCAGACGCCGTTTTATGAGATCTGGGGCAATGGAATCGCCGCTGCTGCGTTGGCTTCTGAATACTCAAAGAGGGGGTATTCTGTCAGTAGTGAAGAGGTGCTAGATTTCCCATCTGTTGGAGAAACTGTTGCTCATCTGTTGACACGTACGAAGAGCGAGAGCCCATGA
- a CDS encoding t-SNARE complex subunit, syntaxin produces MSQGYQQYSGNPYGQAEEGYAGQANPYGGTGYGSSNPYGGGQDESQLNPPAPMQRHGDSNYSQPSQYSVNPAQNVPHTDVPMSDLPGHGQAGMEAPGPKPLTREDFFARIEGVKQRIGLLTSDIQAIANVHQRMLSSPDNRSTAELEAIVTNTQIRNTQIKDEIKFLERDAVRDSNDRTKRTQVEALKRTFKAQLEDFQKEEADYSKRYREAVGRQYRIINPDATDEEVNEIANSDLGDEGIFTQALKSNRSGQASSVLGAVRARHNDIQRIEKTMSELALLFTQLNEQVVYQEAQITQAEEQTVQVKDDTENANKQLDQGIKSARRARKLKWYILLTVILILCVIALVLGLYFGLKNKK; encoded by the exons ATGTCGCAAGGTTACCAGCAATACAGCGGAAATCCCTATGGGCAGGCTGAGGAAGGATATGCCGGTCAAGCAAACCCATATGGCGGCACCGGCTATGGATCGTCGAACCCGTATGGCGGAGGA CAAGACGAGTCGCAACTGAACCCTCCTGCCCCAATGCAGCGCCATGGCGACTCAAACTATTCGCAGCCGTCGCAATACTCAGTAAACCCCGCGCAAAACGTGCCACATACCGACGTGCCCATGAGCGACTTACCTGGCCATGGACAAGCCGGCATGGAAGCGCCTGGGCCGAAGCCTTTGACCAGAGAAGATTTCTTTGCGCGCATCGAAGGCGTCAAACAGCGCATTGGCCTGCTTACCTCGGATATCCAAGCCATCGCGAACGTGCATCAGCGCATGCTGTCATCGCCCGACAACCGATCTACCGCCGAACTCGAGGCCATCGTGACCAACACGCAGATCAGGAATACGCAAATCAAGGACGAGATCAAGTTTTTGGAGAGAGATGCCGTGCGCGACTCCAATGACCGGACCAAACGGACACAGGTCGAGGCGCTGAAGCGGACGTTCAAGGCCCAGCTGGAGGACTTCCAGAAAGAGGAGGCCGACTACTCTAAGCGGTACCGTGAGGCGGTTGGAAGGCAGTACCGCATTATCAACCCGGATGCGACAGACGAGGAGGTCAACGAGATTGCCAACTCTGACTTGGGCGATGAGGGCATCTTTACTCAAGCT CTCAAGTCGAACCGCAGTGGCCAAGCATCCAGTGTACTTGGCGCCGTGCGCGCACGCCACAACGATATCCAGCGCATCGAAAAGACGATGAGCGAGCTTGCGCTCCTCTTCACCCAGCTGAACGAGCAGGTCGTCTACCAAGAGGCGCAAATAACGCAAGCTGAGGAGCAGACTGTGCAAGTCAAGGACGACACGGAAAACGCCAACAAGCAGCTGGACCAAGGTATCAAGTCTGCGAGGCGTGCACGAAAGCTCAAGTGGTACATCCTCTTGACCGTCATCTTGATTCTGTGCGTCATCGCGTTAGTCCTTGGATTGTACTTTGGATTGAAGAATAAGAAATAA
- a CDS encoding Glyco-hydro-72 multi-domain protein: MKTFAIAVALVASAVASPAEKVQKRASSITPVTVKGNAFFAGNERFYIRGVDYQPGGASDAKDPIADEAGCKRDIAEFKKLGINTVRIYTVDNSANHDTCMGLLADAGIYLALDLNTPKYSINRAEPQKSYNKVYLQSIFATVEMFAKYDNTLLFFSANEVINDDKTTNCAPYVKAVTRDIKSYMNARGLRKIPVGYSAADVESNRYEMADYMNCGDDAARSDFFAFNDYSYCDPSSYTISGWDQKVAKFSNYSIPIFLSEYGCNKNTRKFSEVASLYSTNMTGVYSGGLVYEYSQEDSNYGLVDIKGDSVSERDDFKALMSAFAGTKNPSGDGGYKSNGAKSQCPNQSKTWDVTMKADELPAVPSGASDLFKNGAGKGPGLSGDGSQTSGSSETNLAGAGDGAVTSGGVVPSGGAKPTGSSGAAAGLHAPEFSFAPLVCGAVVLVSSLFGGALIL, translated from the exons ATGAAGACCTTTGCCATTGCCGTCGCCCTTGTGGCCTCTGCAGTCGCCAGCCCCGCCGAGAAGGTCCAGAAGCGTGCCTCGTCCATTACGCCAGTCACCGTCAAGGGAAATG CTTTCTTTGCTGGCAACGAGCGTTTCTACATCCGTGGTGTAGACTACCAGCCCGGTGGCGCATCTGACGCAAAGGACCCCATTGCCGATGAAGCTGGATGCAAGCGTGACATTGCTGAGTTCAAGAAGCTTGGAATCAACACTGTCCGTATCTACACTGTCGACAACAGCGCCAACCACGACACTTGCATGGGTCTCCTTGCCGATGCTGGTATCTACCTTGCGCTCGACCTCAACACTCCCAAGTACTCCATCAACCGCGCCGAGCCCCAGAAGTCGTACAATAAGGTGTACCTGCAGAGCATCTTCGCTACTGTCGAGATGTTCGCAAAGTACGATAACACCCTGTTGTTCTTCTCTGCCAACGAGGTCATCAACGACGACAAGACCACAAACTGCGCTCCCTATGTCAAGGCTGTCACTCGTGACATCAAGTCTTACATGAACGCTCGTGGTCTCCGCAAGATCCCCGTTGGTTACTCCGCCGCTGACGTCGAGTCCAACCGCTACGAAATGGCCGACTACATGAACTGCGGTGACGATGCTGCTCGCAGCGACTTCTTCGCTTTCAACGACTACTCCTACTGTGACCCCTCGTCCTACACCATCTCCGGTTGGGACCAGAAGGTAGCCAAGTTCTCCAACTACAGCATCCCGATTTT CCTGTCCGAATACGGCTGCAACAAGAACACCCGCAAGTTCTCCGAAGTCGCCTCCCTCTACAGCACCAACATGACTGGCGTCTACTCCGGCGGTCTCGTCTACGAGTACTCCCAGGAAGACTCCAACTACGGTCTCGTCGACATCAAGGGCGACAGCGTCTCTGAGCGCGACGACTTCAAGGCCCTCATGTCTGCTTTCGCCGGAACCAAGAACCCCAGCGGTGACGGTGGTTACAAGTCCAACGGCGCCAAGTCGCAGTGCCCCAACCAATCCAAGACGTGGGACGTGACCATGAAGGCCGACGAGCTCCCCGCTGTCCCCTCTGGCGCATCCGACCTCTTCAAGAACGGTGCTGGAAAGGGCCCTGGTCTTTCTGGTGACGGATCCCAGACTTCTGGCTCTTCCGAGACTAACCTTGCTGGTGCTGGTGACGGCGCTGTCACCTCTGGCGGTGTTGTTCCCAGCGGTGGTGCTAAGCCCACTGGCTCCTCAGGTGCTGCCGCCGGTCTTCACGCTCCCGAGTTCAGCTTTGCGCCCCTCGTTTGCGGTGCCGTTGTCCTTGTTTCCTCGCTCTTCGGCGGTGCTCTCATCTTGTAA